Proteins from a genomic interval of Pseudomonadota bacterium:
- a CDS encoding zinc ribbon domain-containing protein yields MICMKCGHLNAGGANYCQRCNTVLPKVAQTAEAFAHQTVNERYLQLKDAGDKVLGGEWTKEQYASFLDHIGRVLARKEQEIRDIEIPSEAYEDFRAELELGFQGIEMYNRGIATMRLYLADKNPAHVHEGLELILDGNEAINEAMRLNRENRRKMEDAFIDSSTMI; encoded by the coding sequence GTGATCTGCATGAAATGCGGTCATCTGAATGCCGGTGGGGCGAACTACTGCCAGCGCTGCAACACGGTGCTCCCAAAGGTCGCCCAGACGGCCGAAGCGTTCGCGCATCAGACAGTGAACGAGCGATACCTCCAGCTCAAGGATGCTGGAGACAAGGTGCTTGGCGGCGAGTGGACAAAAGAGCAGTACGCCAGCTTCCTCGATCACATCGGTCGCGTGCTTGCCCGCAAGGAGCAGGAGATACGCGACATCGAGATTCCCAGCGAGGCATATGAAGACTTCCGGGCCGAGCTCGAGCTCGGGTTCCAGGGCATCGAGATGTACAACCGCGGCATTGCGACCATGCGCCTGTATCTCGCAGACAAGAACCCGGCGCATGTGCACGAGGGGCTCGAGCTCATCCTCGACGGAAACGAGGCCATCAACGAAGCGATGCGCCTGAACCGCGAGAACCGACGCAAGATGGAAGACGCCTTCATCGACAGCTCGACCATGATCTGA